One genomic segment of Bradyrhizobium diazoefficiens includes these proteins:
- a CDS encoding S9 family peptidase → MTQAKTPSQPPVAPRRPHSFTRHGITVTDDYAWLKDAKWQEVLRDPKVLDPDIRKYLDEENAYTESLLGHTSALQKTLVREMRSRIKEDDSSVPSPDGPFAYFRRFREGGQHELFGRMPRDGGNEHIVLDGDALAKGHTYFKFGGSRHSDDHTLQAWSADTKGSEYFTIRVRDWATGADLDDVVEETDGGMVWSKDAKSFFYVKLDDNHRPMQVWRHRLGTRQTEDTLVYEEQDAGWFTHLHESTSGRFCVIAGGDHETSEQRLIDLANPEAPPRLVAAREDGVQYSLADRGDELFILTNADDAIDFKIVTAPLSSPERKNWRDLIPYRPGIYIIDLDLYAGHLVRLERANALPSIVIRDLASNEEHAIAFDEAAYSLDTMGSYEFDTTNLRFSYSSMTTPSEVYDYDMVKRTRALRKRQEIPSGHNVADYVTTRIMATSHDGAEVPVSILYRRGLTLDGSAPLLLYGYGSYGMAMPASFSANRLSLVDRGFVYAIAHIRGGADKGWGWYLDGKREKKTNSFDDFAASARALIDAKYTSAKRIIGHGGSAGGMLMGAVANRAGELFAGIVAEVPFVDVLNTMLDDTLPLTPPEWPEWGNPIESEKDFRTILSYSPYDNVAAKDYPALLAMGGLTDPRVTYWEPAKWIARLRATMSGGGPVLLRTNMGAGHGGASGRFDRLDEVAIVYAFALWAAGMAEAEV, encoded by the coding sequence GTGACACAAGCCAAAACACCTTCCCAGCCTCCCGTCGCCCCGCGCCGGCCGCATTCCTTCACGCGGCACGGGATCACCGTGACCGACGATTATGCCTGGCTGAAGGACGCGAAATGGCAGGAGGTGCTGCGCGACCCCAAGGTGCTCGATCCCGACATTCGCAAATATCTCGATGAAGAGAACGCCTACACCGAGAGCCTGCTCGGCCATACCTCTGCGCTGCAGAAGACGCTGGTGCGCGAGATGCGCTCCCGGATCAAGGAGGACGATTCCAGCGTGCCGTCGCCGGACGGGCCGTTCGCCTATTTCCGCAGGTTTCGCGAAGGCGGGCAGCATGAGTTGTTCGGCCGCATGCCGCGCGACGGCGGCAACGAGCATATCGTGCTCGACGGCGACGCACTGGCAAAGGGCCACACATATTTCAAATTCGGCGGCAGCCGGCACTCGGACGATCACACGCTGCAGGCCTGGAGCGCCGACACCAAGGGCTCGGAATATTTCACGATCCGCGTGCGCGACTGGGCGACGGGTGCGGATCTCGACGACGTCGTCGAGGAGACCGACGGCGGCATGGTCTGGAGCAAGGATGCCAAGTCCTTCTTCTATGTGAAGCTCGACGACAATCACCGGCCGATGCAGGTGTGGCGGCACAGGCTCGGCACCAGGCAGACCGAGGACACGCTGGTCTATGAGGAGCAGGATGCCGGCTGGTTCACCCATCTGCACGAGAGCACCAGCGGGCGTTTCTGCGTGATCGCCGGCGGCGATCACGAGACCTCGGAGCAGCGGCTGATCGATCTCGCCAATCCGGAAGCGCCGCCGCGCCTGGTCGCGGCGCGCGAGGACGGCGTGCAATATTCGCTGGCCGATCGCGGCGACGAGCTGTTCATTCTCACCAATGCCGACGACGCCATCGACTTCAAGATCGTTACCGCGCCGCTCTCCTCACCCGAGCGCAAGAACTGGCGCGATTTGATTCCGTATCGCCCTGGCATCTACATCATCGACCTCGATCTCTATGCCGGCCATCTGGTGCGGCTGGAGCGCGCCAACGCGCTGCCGTCGATCGTGATCCGCGACCTCGCCTCGAACGAGGAACACGCCATCGCCTTCGACGAGGCCGCCTATTCGCTCGACACCATGGGCTCCTACGAGTTCGACACGACCAATCTGCGCTTCTCCTATTCGTCGATGACGACGCCGTCGGAAGTCTATGACTACGACATGGTCAAGCGCACGCGCGCCCTGCGCAAGCGCCAGGAGATACCCTCGGGCCACAACGTCGCCGACTACGTCACCACCCGCATCATGGCGACATCGCATGACGGCGCCGAGGTGCCGGTCTCGATCCTGTATCGCCGCGGCCTGACGCTCGACGGCTCGGCACCGCTGCTGCTCTACGGTTACGGTTCCTACGGCATGGCGATGCCGGCCTCGTTCAGCGCCAACCGCCTGTCGCTGGTCGATCGCGGTTTTGTCTACGCCATCGCTCATATCCGCGGCGGCGCCGACAAGGGCTGGGGCTGGTATCTCGACGGCAAGCGCGAGAAGAAGACGAATTCGTTCGACGATTTTGCGGCCAGCGCCCGCGCGCTGATTGATGCGAAATACACCAGCGCAAAACGCATCATCGGCCATGGCGGCTCGGCGGGCGGCATGCTGATGGGCGCGGTCGCGAACCGCGCCGGCGAGCTGTTCGCAGGCATCGTCGCCGAAGTTCCGTTCGTCGACGTGCTCAACACCATGCTCGACGACACCCTGCCGCTGACGCCGCCGGAATGGCCCGAATGGGGCAATCCGATCGAGAGCGAGAAGGATTTCCGCACCATTCTCTCGTATTCGCCTTACGACAACGTTGCCGCAAAAGACTATCCGGCGCTTCTGGCGATGGGCGGCTTGACCGATCCGCGCGTCACCTACTGGGAGCCCGCCAAATGGATCGCGCGCCTGCGTGCGACCATGAGCGGCGGCGGCCCGGTCCTCTTGCGCACCAACATGGGGGCCGGCCATGGCGGCGCCTCGGGACGGTTCGACCGGCTCGACGAAGTGGCGATCGTGTATGCGTTTGCGCTGTGGGCGGCGGGGATGGCGGAAGCGGAGGTGTAG
- a CDS encoding ribonuclease activity regulator RraA has product MTKLSEASRNKLKSVSTATVATALFKRGLRIQMIQDVHPLGPDQPTMVGEAFTLRYMPAREDLNTIDVFRDRSHPQRKAVEDCPPGAVLVMDSRKDARAASAGAILVTRLMKRGVAGVVTDGGFRDSAEIAKLGIPAYHHRPSAPTNLTLHQAIEINVPIGCGDAPVFPGDVVLGDADGVIVIPAHLAGEIASETFEMTAFEDFVTEEVGKGRGIFGLYPATDPQTLTDFAEWRKKNGR; this is encoded by the coding sequence ATGACCAAACTCAGCGAAGCCAGCCGCAACAAGCTCAAATCCGTCTCCACCGCCACCGTGGCCACTGCGCTGTTCAAGCGCGGCCTGCGCATCCAGATGATCCAGGATGTGCACCCGCTCGGCCCCGACCAGCCGACCATGGTGGGCGAAGCCTTCACCTTGCGCTACATGCCGGCGCGCGAGGATCTCAACACCATCGATGTCTTCAGGGATCGCTCGCATCCGCAGCGCAAGGCGGTCGAGGACTGCCCTCCGGGCGCCGTGCTGGTGATGGACAGCCGCAAGGACGCGCGCGCGGCCTCGGCCGGTGCGATCCTGGTGACGCGGTTGATGAAGCGCGGCGTCGCCGGCGTCGTCACCGACGGCGGCTTTCGCGATTCCGCCGAGATCGCCAAGCTCGGTATTCCCGCCTACCACCATCGCCCCTCGGCGCCGACCAATCTGACGCTGCACCAGGCGATCGAGATCAACGTGCCGATCGGCTGCGGCGATGCGCCGGTGTTTCCCGGCGACGTCGTCCTCGGCGACGCCGACGGCGTCATCGTCATCCCCGCGCATCTCGCCGGCGAGATCGCAAGCGAGACCTTCGAGATGACCGCGTTCGAGGACTTCGTCACCGAGGAGGTCGGCAAGGGCCGCGGCATCTTCGGTCTCTATCCCGCCACCGATCCGCAGACGCTCACCGATTTTGCGGAATGGCGGAAGAAGAACGGAAGGTAG
- a CDS encoding GntR family transcriptional regulator — protein MEVVASAPRAPAKTASRLDRARQAAPQVFERLRNAIIALELPPGAPLSRAELAGQFGVSSTPVRDALMRLEEEGLVDVFPQHATVVSRIDIGRAQQAHFLRQALELEIVRLLAASADAALVIRLDHAIALQQQFAKAGEFEAFMAGDNDFHGQLYAAAGKQDLWTLVRSRSGHIDRLRRLHLPSPGKAQNIVRHHRLIARAIEAGDADAAQQHLRKHLSGTLSELDNIRSHHPEYLTD, from the coding sequence ATGGAAGTAGTCGCCTCCGCGCCACGCGCGCCCGCAAAGACGGCATCAAGGCTCGATCGCGCCCGACAGGCCGCGCCGCAGGTGTTCGAGCGCCTTCGCAACGCGATCATCGCGCTCGAACTGCCGCCGGGCGCGCCGCTGTCGCGCGCCGAGCTTGCCGGCCAGTTCGGCGTCAGCTCGACGCCGGTGCGCGATGCGCTGATGCGGCTCGAGGAAGAAGGCCTGGTCGACGTCTTCCCGCAGCACGCGACCGTGGTCAGCCGGATCGACATCGGCCGCGCCCAGCAGGCGCATTTCCTGCGTCAGGCACTCGAGCTGGAGATCGTCCGGCTCCTCGCCGCGAGCGCCGACGCTGCGCTGGTGATCCGCCTCGATCACGCCATCGCGCTGCAACAGCAATTCGCCAAGGCCGGTGAGTTCGAGGCGTTCATGGCCGGCGACAATGATTTTCACGGGCAGCTCTACGCCGCGGCCGGCAAGCAGGATTTGTGGACACTCGTCCGCAGCCGCAGCGGGCATATCGACCGGCTGCGCCGGCTGCATTTGCCTTCGCCCGGCAAAGCCCAGAACATCGTGCGCCATCACAGGCTGATCGCGCGCGCCATCGAGGCCGGCGATGCCGATGCCGCGCAACAGCACCTGCGCAAGCATCTGTCAGGCACGCTGAGCGAGCTGGATAATATCCGAAGCCATCACCCGGAATACCTGACCGACTAG
- a CDS encoding ABC transporter ATP-binding protein — MALLDVNSVTLRYKTSSAVVTATERVSFTVDKSDRFVLLGPSGCGKSTLLKAVGGYMSPSEGRMSINDREINGPGADRMMIFQEFDQLLPWKSVLANVMFPLLTARKLSRRDAEAKARAYIEKVGLTRVVDAYPHTLSGGMKQRVAIARGMAMEPDILLMDEPFAALDALTRRTCQDELLQLWSETRFTVLFVTHSIAEAIRIGNRILLLSPHPGRVKAEVVDVDKVSNEDGSAGRLEKEIHDLLFAGEATAH; from the coding sequence ATGGCGCTGCTCGACGTCAACTCCGTGACGCTGCGCTACAAGACCTCGAGCGCAGTCGTCACCGCGACCGAGAGGGTGAGCTTCACCGTCGACAAGTCCGACCGCTTCGTGCTGCTCGGACCGTCCGGCTGCGGCAAGTCCACTTTGCTCAAGGCCGTCGGCGGCTACATGAGCCCGAGCGAAGGCCGCATGAGCATCAACGATCGCGAGATCAACGGGCCCGGCGCCGACCGCATGATGATCTTCCAGGAGTTCGACCAGCTGCTGCCTTGGAAGAGCGTGCTCGCCAACGTCATGTTCCCGCTGCTCACCGCGCGAAAACTGTCGCGCAGGGACGCCGAGGCAAAGGCGCGGGCCTATATCGAGAAGGTCGGCCTCACCCGCGTCGTCGATGCCTATCCGCATACGCTATCCGGCGGCATGAAGCAGCGCGTTGCGATTGCGCGCGGCATGGCGATGGAGCCGGACATTTTGCTCATGGACGAGCCGTTCGCCGCGCTCGATGCGCTGACGCGCAGGACCTGCCAGGACGAGCTGCTCCAGCTCTGGAGCGAGACCAGGTTCACGGTGCTGTTCGTGACGCATTCGATTGCGGAGGCGATCCGCATCGGCAACCGCATCCTGCTGCTGTCGCCGCATCCGGGCCGGGTCAAGGCCGAGGTGGTCGACGTCGACAAGGTCTCGAACGAAGACGGCAGCGCCGGCCGGCTGGAGAAGGAGATCCACGATCTCCTGTTCGCCGGCGAAGCAACAGCGCATTGA
- a CDS encoding MBOAT family O-acyltransferase, with protein sequence MLFNSYPFILLFLPVVLGGYFWLGRRSSLAPVIWLALASLAFYAIGSWQFVALLLLSIAFNYGVGHLLVVAKLRPSQRKAALALGVAGDLLVLGILKYAGFATENINALFGTHFAVHILLPVGISFYTFTQIAFLVDAYRGQVAAYGLPHYALFVTYFPHLIAGPILHHKDMIPQFEREESKHPDAHLILCGLIIFAIGLFKKTCLADGIQPLVALAFEARSPSFDQAWLGALAYTFQLYFDFSGYSDMAIGISLMFGIFLPVNFNSPYKATSIVEFWRRWHMTLSQFLRDYLYIPLGGNRHGRVLRYVNLLITMLLGGLWHGAAWTFVIWGALHGAYLCINHAFNASVPSVPPLLARPVRAAGALLTFLAVVVAWVFFRAESVAWALRVLHAMADPTNIVFGREEIAALVLVAIYAALVWLAPNTQQIMGYDHGNRRVGEALRAGRMRPLILYGASLVLAFGILGIQSHSEFIYFRF encoded by the coding sequence ATGCTGTTCAACTCCTACCCGTTCATCCTGCTGTTCCTCCCCGTGGTGCTGGGCGGCTATTTCTGGCTGGGGCGGCGCAGCAGTCTGGCGCCGGTGATCTGGCTGGCGCTGGCTTCGCTCGCCTTCTATGCCATTGGCAGCTGGCAGTTCGTGGCCCTGCTGTTGCTATCGATTGCGTTCAATTACGGCGTCGGCCATCTGCTCGTCGTGGCAAAGCTCCGCCCGTCACAGCGCAAGGCAGCGCTGGCGCTCGGCGTCGCCGGTGATCTCCTCGTGCTCGGCATCCTCAAATATGCCGGCTTCGCTACCGAGAACATCAATGCGCTGTTCGGCACGCATTTTGCGGTCCACATCCTGCTGCCGGTCGGCATCTCCTTCTACACCTTCACCCAGATCGCGTTCCTGGTGGACGCGTATCGTGGCCAGGTCGCGGCCTATGGGCTGCCGCATTACGCGCTGTTCGTAACCTACTTCCCGCATCTGATCGCGGGGCCGATCCTCCACCACAAGGACATGATCCCGCAATTCGAGCGGGAGGAGTCAAAACACCCGGACGCGCATCTGATCCTGTGCGGACTCATCATCTTCGCCATCGGCCTGTTCAAGAAGACCTGCCTTGCCGACGGCATCCAGCCGCTGGTCGCGCTCGCTTTCGAGGCGCGATCGCCCAGCTTCGACCAGGCCTGGCTTGGTGCGCTCGCCTATACGTTTCAGCTCTATTTCGACTTCTCCGGCTATTCGGACATGGCGATCGGGATCTCGCTGATGTTCGGCATCTTCCTGCCCGTCAACTTCAACTCGCCCTACAAGGCCACCAGCATCGTCGAGTTCTGGCGCCGCTGGCATATGACGCTATCGCAGTTCCTGCGCGACTATCTCTACATCCCGCTCGGGGGCAACCGCCACGGCCGCGTGCTGCGCTACGTCAACCTGCTGATCACGATGCTGCTCGGCGGGCTCTGGCACGGGGCGGCCTGGACGTTCGTCATTTGGGGCGCGCTGCATGGCGCCTATCTCTGTATCAATCACGCGTTCAATGCGTCGGTGCCGAGCGTCCCGCCGCTGCTCGCACGACCGGTTCGCGCTGCCGGTGCGTTGCTGACCTTCCTTGCCGTCGTCGTCGCCTGGGTGTTCTTCCGCGCCGAGAGCGTTGCCTGGGCGCTACGCGTTCTTCACGCGATGGCTGATCCCACAAATATCGTGTTCGGTCGCGAGGAGATCGCGGCGCTGGTGCTGGTCGCAATTTATGCCGCGCTGGTGTGGCTGGCGCCGAACACGCAACAGATCATGGGATACGATCACGGCAACCGCCGGGTCGGTGAGGCGTTAAGGGCAGGGCGCATGCGGCCGCTGATCCTCTATGGCGCGTCACTGGTGCTCGCGTTCGGCATTCTGGGCATCCAGAGCCATAGCGAATTCATCTATTTCCGGTTCTGA
- a CDS encoding ABC transporter permease: MGEARILLRDAPVAATGAGEVERKLSVLELLWNDGFVRKSVIILFLAAVWEAYGVTLDNPLLFPTLHDTIVTLVDRVRDGTIPMRAWTSLKVLFMGYSAGIVLAAIFTILAISTRIGTDFLETVTAMFNPLPAIALLPLALIWFGLGNGSLVFVLIHSVLWPVALNTHSGFKSVSNTLRMVGRNYGLRGLPYVAKILIPAAFGSILTGLKIGWAFAWRTLIAAELVFGVSSGQGGLGWFIFENRNLLDIPAVFAGLLTVIIIGLFVENLIFRAIERNTVQKWGTQS, encoded by the coding sequence ATGGGCGAAGCGAGAATATTGCTGCGTGACGCGCCGGTCGCCGCCACCGGGGCAGGCGAGGTCGAGCGCAAGCTGAGCGTGCTCGAGCTGCTCTGGAACGATGGCTTTGTCCGCAAGAGCGTCATCATCCTGTTCCTGGCCGCGGTCTGGGAAGCCTACGGCGTCACTCTCGACAACCCGCTGCTGTTTCCGACGCTGCACGACACCATCGTGACGCTGGTCGACCGCGTCAGGGACGGCACGATCCCGATGCGGGCATGGACCTCGCTGAAGGTGTTGTTCATGGGCTATTCGGCCGGGATCGTGCTGGCCGCGATCTTCACGATCCTCGCGATCTCCACCCGCATCGGCACCGACTTCCTCGAAACCGTCACCGCGATGTTCAACCCGCTGCCAGCGATCGCGCTGCTGCCGCTGGCCCTGATCTGGTTTGGGCTCGGCAACGGCAGCCTCGTCTTCGTGCTGATCCATTCGGTGCTATGGCCGGTCGCGCTCAACACCCATTCCGGCTTCAAGAGCGTCTCGAACACGCTGCGCATGGTCGGGCGCAACTACGGCCTGCGCGGGCTGCCTTACGTGGCCAAGATCCTCATCCCTGCCGCGTTCGGCTCGATCCTCACCGGCCTCAAGATCGGTTGGGCCTTTGCATGGCGCACGCTGATCGCGGCCGAGCTGGTGTTCGGCGTCTCCTCGGGGCAGGGTGGGCTCGGCTGGTTCATCTTCGAGAACCGCAATCTGCTCGACATACCCGCGGTGTTCGCAGGCCTCTTGACCGTGATCATCATCGGGCTCTTTGTCGAGAACCTGATCTTCCGCGCCATTGAGCGGAACACGGTCCAGAAATGGGGCACCCAATCATGA
- a CDS encoding response regulator, with product MANILIVDDDPAVQITIRLLLERAGHRVTIAGDGHQGLALFEAGQFDLLFLDIFMPGMDGLETMRRIRMLQPAMPIIVISGRSITPDAYAEPDFLKMATKLGAVASLQKPFRPDALLSAVNGCLRAREPEGSDVSSGNR from the coding sequence GTGGCCAACATCCTGATCGTGGATGACGACCCGGCCGTACAGATCACGATCCGGCTGCTCCTGGAGAGGGCCGGGCATCGCGTCACCATCGCCGGCGATGGCCACCAGGGACTTGCGTTGTTCGAGGCCGGCCAGTTCGACCTGCTGTTCCTCGACATCTTCATGCCCGGCATGGACGGGCTGGAGACGATGCGCCGCATCCGGATGCTGCAGCCGGCCATGCCGATCATCGTCATTTCCGGCCGCTCGATCACGCCGGACGCCTATGCGGAGCCGGATTTCCTGAAGATGGCGACCAAGCTCGGCGCGGTGGCGAGCCTGCAGAAGCCGTTCCGGCCAGACGCCCTGCTCTCCGCGGTCAATGGCTGCCTGAGGGCGCGGGAGCCGGAGGGGTCCGATGTCAGCTCCGGCAACCGATGA
- the araD gene encoding L-arabinonate dehydratase, protein MTKKKTPDQLRSTRWFAPDDLRSFGHRSRTMQMGYAPEEWKDRPMIAILNTWSDAQPCHMHFKSRVDDVKRGVLMAGGLPLELPALSLSESLLKPTTMLYRNLLAMDAEELLRSHPVDGVVLMGGCDKTTPALLLGATSMNIPAIYLPAGPMLRGNWKGKTLGSGSDGWKYWDERRAGKISDKDWLDIEAGIARSYGTCMTMGTASTMTAIAEAIGMTLPGASSIPAADANHIRMASECGRRIVEMVWEDLTPKTIQTRKAFENAIAVAMAMGCSTNAIVHLIAQARRAGQDIGLDDFEVASRKVPVIANVRPSGDTYLMEDFFYAGGLPALMGQIKPHLHLDCVTVTGKTLGENIDGAEVHNADVIRSVDNPIYKEGALAVLKGNLAPDGCVIKPSACAPRFLKHTGPALVFDDYPSMKKAVDDPDLDVSEDHILILRNAGPQGGPGMPEWGMLPIPTKLVKQGVRDMVRISDARMSGTSYGACILHVAPESYIGGPLALVRNGDRITLDVAARTINLDVPDAELDKRRAAWKQPEPRFERGYGWMFTRHIKQANDGCDFDFLETDFGAPVGEPSIY, encoded by the coding sequence ATGACCAAGAAGAAAACACCCGACCAGCTCCGCAGCACGCGCTGGTTCGCGCCCGACGATCTCCGCTCGTTCGGCCACCGCTCCCGCACCATGCAGATGGGTTATGCGCCGGAGGAGTGGAAGGACCGCCCCATGATCGCGATCCTGAACACATGGTCGGACGCTCAGCCCTGCCACATGCACTTCAAGTCGCGCGTCGACGACGTCAAGCGCGGCGTCCTGATGGCGGGCGGCCTGCCGCTGGAGCTGCCGGCGCTGTCGCTGTCGGAATCGCTGCTCAAGCCCACCACCATGCTTTACCGCAACCTGCTGGCGATGGACGCCGAGGAGCTGCTGCGCAGCCATCCCGTCGACGGCGTGGTGCTGATGGGTGGCTGCGACAAGACGACGCCGGCACTGCTGTTAGGGGCGACCTCGATGAACATCCCGGCGATCTATCTGCCGGCAGGTCCGATGCTGCGCGGCAACTGGAAGGGCAAGACACTCGGCTCCGGCTCCGACGGCTGGAAATATTGGGACGAGCGCCGCGCCGGAAAAATCTCCGACAAGGACTGGCTCGATATCGAAGCGGGCATCGCTCGGAGCTACGGCACCTGCATGACGATGGGCACGGCTTCGACCATGACCGCGATCGCCGAGGCGATCGGCATGACGCTGCCGGGCGCCTCCTCGATTCCCGCCGCCGATGCCAACCACATCCGCATGGCCTCCGAATGCGGCCGCCGCATCGTCGAGATGGTGTGGGAAGACTTGACGCCGAAAACGATCCAGACCCGCAAGGCATTCGAGAACGCAATAGCGGTGGCGATGGCGATGGGCTGCTCGACCAACGCCATCGTCCATCTCATCGCGCAGGCCCGCCGCGCCGGCCAGGACATCGGCCTCGACGATTTCGAGGTCGCCAGCCGCAAGGTCCCGGTCATCGCCAACGTCCGGCCGAGCGGCGATACTTACCTCATGGAAGACTTCTTCTATGCCGGCGGCTTGCCAGCGCTGATGGGTCAGATCAAGCCGCATCTGCATCTCGACTGCGTCACCGTGACCGGCAAGACGCTGGGCGAAAATATCGACGGCGCTGAAGTTCACAATGCCGACGTGATCCGCTCGGTCGACAATCCCATCTACAAGGAGGGCGCGCTCGCGGTGCTCAAGGGCAATCTCGCGCCCGACGGCTGCGTTATCAAGCCAAGCGCCTGCGCGCCGCGCTTCCTCAAGCACACGGGGCCGGCGCTGGTGTTCGACGATTATCCGTCGATGAAGAAGGCGGTCGACGATCCCGATTTGGACGTCAGCGAGGACCACATCCTGATCCTGCGCAATGCCGGGCCGCAAGGCGGACCGGGCATGCCGGAATGGGGCATGTTGCCGATCCCGACAAAACTCGTGAAGCAGGGCGTGCGCGACATGGTGCGCATCTCGGATGCGCGCATGAGCGGCACCAGCTATGGCGCCTGCATTCTGCATGTCGCGCCCGAGTCCTACATCGGCGGCCCGCTGGCGCTGGTGCGGAACGGCGATCGGATCACGCTCGATGTCGCAGCGCGCACCATCAATCTCGATGTCCCCGACGCCGAGCTCGATAAGCGCCGCGCCGCCTGGAAGCAGCCTGAGCCCCGCTTCGAGCGCGGCTATGGCTGGATGTTCACCAGGCACATCAAGCAGGCCAATGACGGCTGCGACTTCGATTTTCTCGAGACCGATTTCGGCGCGCCGGTCGGCGAGCCGTCCATCTACTAA
- a CDS encoding ABC transporter substrate-binding protein: MIKHLRSKLAAGILIAATALSASTALAQQKSEVALSRQPGIFYMPSHIMEKLKLIEKHAAALGVPGVTTKWVTFSGGGAQTDALLAGGVDILNTGTGNLLLLWDRTRGGVKGIVATSAQPMTLISRDANIKSIKDFAPGDKIAVPTVKVSTQAIVLQIAAAEAFGADQWSKLDANTVQLGHPDAYAALSNPKHEVHTHLSIPPFTFLELKNVPGAHVVLNSPDVMGGPLSQAQFFTTTKFADANPKIIQAVRDATREAQDLIRSDTKQAVEIYKEITADKTTVEDLLDLLKQPGMMEWNLEPQGTMKFAAHLYKTGTLKTQPKAWTDYYLPVAHDLKGS, from the coding sequence ATGATTAAGCATCTTCGCAGCAAGCTCGCGGCTGGCATCCTGATTGCCGCGACCGCGCTCTCGGCATCGACCGCGCTGGCGCAGCAGAAATCCGAGGTCGCGCTGTCGCGCCAGCCCGGCATTTTCTACATGCCGAGCCACATCATGGAAAAGCTGAAGCTGATCGAGAAGCATGCGGCAGCGCTCGGCGTTCCCGGCGTCACCACCAAATGGGTCACCTTTTCCGGCGGCGGCGCGCAGACCGATGCGCTGCTCGCCGGCGGCGTCGACATCCTCAACACCGGCACCGGCAATCTGCTGCTGCTGTGGGACCGCACCCGCGGCGGCGTGAAGGGCATCGTCGCGACCTCGGCGCAGCCGATGACGCTGATCAGCCGCGACGCCAACATCAAGTCCATTAAGGATTTCGCCCCCGGCGACAAGATCGCGGTGCCGACGGTGAAGGTCTCGACCCAGGCGATCGTGCTCCAGATCGCCGCCGCCGAGGCGTTCGGCGCCGACCAATGGTCCAAGCTCGACGCCAACACCGTGCAGCTCGGCCATCCTGATGCCTATGCGGCGCTGTCCAATCCCAAGCACGAGGTGCACACCCACCTCTCGATTCCGCCGTTCACGTTCCTCGAATTGAAGAACGTGCCGGGCGCGCATGTCGTGCTGAACTCGCCCGACGTGATGGGCGGTCCGCTGAGCCAGGCGCAGTTCTTCACCACGACCAAATTCGCCGACGCCAATCCAAAAATCATCCAGGCGGTGCGCGATGCCACCAGGGAAGCGCAGGACCTGATCCGCAGCGACACCAAACAGGCGGTCGAGATCTACAAGGAGATCACCGCCGACAAGACCACCGTGGAAGATCTGCTCGATCTTCTCAAGCAGCCCGGCATGATGGAGTGGAATCTCGAGCCTCAGGGTACGATGAAATTCGCCGCGCATTTGTACAAGACCGGCACGCTGAAGACCCAGCCCAAGGCCTGGACCGACTATTATCTCCCCGTTGCGCACGACTTGAAGGGCAGCTGA